A single genomic interval of Nocardioides nitrophenolicus harbors:
- a CDS encoding serine/threonine-protein kinase encodes MAARLGPGATLGRYRIDRELGRGGMGVVFAATDLRLGRTVALKVITGPHASDAAFLHRFHAEATVLSSLASPHVIDIHDHDEIDGTPFIVTQYVDGPDLAQWLAVRSPLPADQALRLCAQVARGLSDAHRAGVIHRDVKPANVLLRDPGTPDEHVYLCDFGIARGDTGGLTATGAIAGTWAYLAPERTRGEAATVRSDLYALGCVLWACLTGAPPYSGSDVQMAIAHSQAPVRQLPGTSPFAVELNGLLARLMAKDPQDRPADAALARAEIEQLAAGAPHDVLAPPPPPTVAPGTGPAVAPTQPPPPPPPSPAPTSRRRRWPVVVAALTALAVGGGAVAWTVLRSEEDPAPGPGARTTTVRGDLDGDGYGDVVVHEPASDGANGVVWAVRSNGGAFVTPEPVPAEPGDPHLADVDGDGVPEQAWVYRAGAEDDLHLRIVGDEGRIDQATVAIPEELAGFSGSRYFADVDGDGDDDLVLDGATDAGSVVAVAPADDGGFGELTRWHDGLGVDSQIVAFGDFDDDGDDDAAVLLLTEGAPDAEHLTRNLVLLRADDDHFTDGPPLALPALTWNDAAWLAGDVDGTGADELVAVQGVGGQAGVATLDGDGFTQLRTAWAGNVSAEEWNRRIAEGPALPPDRYLLSDVDGDGDGDLVRFEGDYGDRLGVLLNDAGRFADPVPWGELPCRLCEELPRMVD; translated from the coding sequence ATGGCCGCCCGGCTCGGGCCCGGCGCCACCCTGGGCCGCTACCGGATCGACCGCGAGCTCGGCCGCGGCGGCATGGGCGTCGTGTTCGCCGCGACCGACCTGCGCCTGGGCCGCACCGTCGCGCTCAAGGTGATCACCGGGCCCCATGCGAGCGACGCCGCCTTCCTGCACCGGTTCCACGCCGAGGCGACGGTGCTCTCCTCGCTCGCGTCGCCCCACGTCATCGACATCCACGACCACGACGAGATCGACGGCACCCCGTTCATCGTCACGCAGTACGTCGACGGGCCGGACCTCGCGCAGTGGCTGGCGGTGCGCAGCCCGCTGCCCGCCGACCAGGCGCTGCGCCTGTGCGCGCAGGTCGCGCGCGGCCTGAGCGATGCCCACCGGGCCGGCGTGATCCACCGCGACGTGAAGCCGGCCAACGTGCTGCTGCGCGATCCGGGCACGCCCGACGAGCACGTCTACCTGTGCGACTTCGGCATCGCGCGCGGCGACACCGGCGGGCTCACCGCCACCGGCGCGATCGCCGGCACCTGGGCCTATCTCGCGCCGGAGCGCACCCGCGGCGAGGCGGCGACGGTCCGCAGCGACCTGTACGCCCTCGGCTGCGTGCTGTGGGCCTGCCTGACCGGTGCGCCGCCCTACAGCGGGTCCGACGTGCAGATGGCGATCGCCCACTCCCAGGCCCCTGTCCGTCAGCTGCCCGGGACCAGCCCGTTCGCCGTCGAGCTCAACGGGCTGCTCGCGCGGCTGATGGCGAAGGACCCCCAGGACCGGCCCGCCGACGCGGCCCTCGCCCGGGCCGAGATCGAGCAGCTCGCCGCCGGCGCGCCCCACGACGTCCTCGCACCGCCACCGCCGCCGACCGTGGCCCCGGGCACCGGCCCCGCCGTGGCGCCGACCCAGCCACCCCCGCCCCCACCTCCGTCCCCGGCGCCGACCTCACGGCGGCGGCGCTGGCCGGTCGTCGTCGCCGCGCTGACCGCCCTGGCGGTGGGCGGTGGCGCGGTGGCGTGGACGGTGCTGCGGAGCGAGGAGGACCCGGCCCCCGGCCCCGGCGCGAGGACCACGACGGTGCGGGGCGACCTCGACGGCGACGGCTACGGCGACGTGGTGGTGCACGAGCCGGCGAGCGACGGCGCCAACGGGGTCGTGTGGGCGGTCCGCTCCAACGGCGGCGCCTTCGTGACGCCCGAGCCGGTGCCGGCGGAGCCCGGCGATCCCCACCTGGCCGACGTCGACGGCGACGGCGTGCCGGAGCAGGCGTGGGTCTACCGCGCCGGCGCCGAGGACGACCTCCACCTTCGCATCGTCGGCGACGAGGGCCGGATCGACCAGGCGACGGTGGCGATCCCCGAGGAGCTGGCCGGCTTCTCGGGCTCGCGGTACTTCGCCGACGTCGACGGAGACGGCGACGACGACCTGGTGCTCGACGGCGCCACGGACGCGGGGTCGGTCGTCGCGGTCGCCCCGGCCGACGACGGCGGCTTCGGCGAGCTGACCCGCTGGCACGACGGCCTCGGCGTCGACTCCCAGATCGTGGCGTTCGGCGACTTCGACGACGACGGCGACGACGACGCGGCCGTGCTGCTGCTCACCGAGGGCGCCCCCGACGCCGAGCACCTCACCCGCAACCTGGTCCTGCTGCGCGCCGACGACGACCACTTCACCGACGGTCCGCCCCTCGCGCTGCCGGCGCTGACCTGGAACGACGCCGCCTGGCTGGCCGGAGACGTCGACGGGACCGGCGCCGACGAGCTGGTCGCCGTGCAGGGCGTCGGCGGCCAGGCCGGCGTCGCGACCCTCGACGGCGACGGCTTCACGCAGTTGCGGACCGCGTGGGCGGGCAACGTGAGCGCGGAGGAGTGGAACCGGCGGATCGCCGAGGGGCCCGCCCTCCCCCCGGACCGCTACCTGCTCTCCGACGTCGACGGCGACGGCGACGGCGACCTGGTCCGGTTCGAGGGCGACTACGGCGACCGGCTCGGCGTCCTGCTCAACGACGCGGGCCGGTTCGCCGACCCGGTCCCGTGGGGTGAGCTGCCCTGCCGCCTCTGCGAGGAGCTCCCCCGGATGGTCGACTGA
- a CDS encoding alpha/beta hydrolase, producing MSTTTVTAREAAEVAAANASGRQPIVFVHGLWLLQGSWDAWKAHVEDRGYAAVAVDWPGDEPTYDAAHAHPDTLAGTSVPDVADHVQQVIEGLDRRPVVIGHSFGGLLAQIIAGRGLAAGTVAIDPAPSQGVLPLPFSALKASFPVLGNPLNRGRTVTLSFEEFRYGFANAVSEQEARELYESLHTPAPGRPLFQAATANLNPWAKTKAVKTNADRGPLLVVTGEKDNIVPFALANAAYKRQRRNRHHATEIVEIPGVGHSLVIDSRWRAVADAALAFLERHGLAA from the coding sequence ATGAGCACCACCACCGTCACCGCCCGCGAGGCCGCCGAGGTCGCCGCCGCCAACGCCTCCGGCCGTCAGCCGATCGTCTTCGTCCACGGCCTCTGGCTGCTCCAGGGCAGCTGGGACGCGTGGAAGGCCCACGTCGAGGACCGCGGGTACGCCGCGGTCGCGGTCGACTGGCCCGGCGACGAGCCGACGTACGACGCCGCCCACGCCCACCCCGACACGCTCGCCGGCACCTCGGTCCCCGACGTCGCCGACCACGTCCAGCAGGTGATCGAGGGCCTCGACCGCCGGCCGGTGGTGATCGGTCACTCGTTCGGTGGCCTGCTCGCCCAGATCATCGCCGGGCGGGGCCTCGCCGCGGGCACCGTCGCCATCGACCCGGCGCCCAGCCAGGGCGTGCTCCCGCTGCCGTTCTCGGCGCTCAAGGCGTCCTTCCCGGTCCTCGGCAACCCGCTCAACCGCGGCCGCACCGTGACGCTGAGCTTCGAGGAGTTCCGCTACGGCTTCGCCAACGCCGTGTCCGAGCAGGAGGCCCGCGAGCTCTACGAGAGCCTGCACACGCCCGCCCCGGGCCGGCCGCTGTTCCAGGCGGCCACCGCGAACCTCAACCCCTGGGCGAAGACCAAGGCGGTCAAGACCAACGCCGACCGCGGACCGCTCCTCGTCGTCACCGGCGAGAAGGACAACATCGTCCCGTTCGCCCTGGCCAACGCGGCGTACAAGCGGCAGCGCCGGAACCGGCACCACGCGACCGAGATCGTGGAGATCCCCGGCGTCGGGCACTCGCTGGTGATCGACAGCCGCTGGCGCGCGGTCGCCGACGCCGCGCTCGCGTTCCTCGAGCGCCACGGGCTCGCCGCGTGA
- a CDS encoding serine/threonine-protein kinase — protein MRVPTVGEQFGRYRLDRVLGRGGMGVVFAATDPRLQRTVALKVITGALASSPEFRQRFQAEAAALARLDSPHVIAIHDHDEVDGTPYIVTQYIDGSDLWTWLREHGPLPARSALQLCAQLARGLADAHRVGVVHRDVKPSNVLIRDPGTPDQHAYLCDFGIARADGVDGPVPTAAGSVAGTWSYLSPERAEGLPATPSSDGYALGCVLWACLTGHEPYQGTDVQVALAHQQAPIPRLAGDSAFTAALNAVIARALAKDPADRYPDATAFRVDLERLVPLAPPDTREAPAPPTGPGTSVRGAAPVVRRRSRWPLAVAATVALALVAGLTAWLVTRDRTPTAEAEDAEKAPAAAVQGDLTGDAYGDVLIHQTRFEALSPLSIWTVPSTGLQFGSPRRVGAEAGRPLLGDLDGDGRSDVLWLDEDDDRLSVVVVPARGERWTAELDLDPAFDIKDYNAALADLDDDGRDDLVLYGDPSDELDSLHVALAQDRGFAAPTQWYSSDLSDTLPRAGDFDGDGRDELIVSGTDAQNVDQLRLLRPEDGRLVAVAEKALGGAAVDPLLAGWLVGDVDGDGADELVASNATGRAVFVYEIADDAFAPRTRWHATRLSVDEARKNVWDSGVAGEGLSDVDGDGTADLVQLRYTANDGSKDDGLNLLVQLSDGAAFGDPQPWGALACAPECDDGFTIVD, from the coding sequence ATGCGCGTGCCCACCGTCGGCGAGCAGTTCGGCCGCTACCGCCTGGACCGGGTGCTCGGTCGCGGCGGGATGGGGGTGGTGTTCGCGGCGACCGATCCCCGGCTGCAGCGCACCGTCGCGCTCAAGGTGATCACCGGCGCGCTCGCGAGCTCACCCGAGTTCCGGCAGCGCTTCCAGGCGGAGGCGGCGGCGCTGGCGCGGCTGGACTCGCCGCACGTGATCGCGATCCACGACCACGACGAGGTCGACGGGACGCCCTACATCGTGACGCAGTACATCGACGGCAGCGACCTGTGGACCTGGCTGCGCGAGCACGGGCCGTTGCCGGCGCGCTCGGCCCTCCAGCTGTGCGCCCAGCTGGCCCGTGGCCTCGCCGACGCCCACCGGGTCGGCGTGGTCCACCGCGACGTGAAGCCGTCCAACGTCCTGATCCGCGACCCGGGCACGCCCGACCAGCACGCCTACCTGTGCGACTTCGGCATCGCCCGCGCCGACGGCGTCGACGGACCGGTGCCGACCGCGGCCGGCTCGGTCGCCGGAACCTGGTCCTATCTCTCCCCCGAGCGCGCCGAGGGCCTGCCCGCGACGCCGTCGAGCGACGGCTACGCCCTCGGCTGCGTGCTGTGGGCCTGCCTGACCGGGCACGAGCCCTACCAGGGCACCGACGTCCAGGTGGCGCTCGCGCACCAGCAGGCGCCGATCCCCCGGCTGGCCGGGGACTCCGCGTTCACCGCCGCGCTCAACGCCGTCATCGCACGGGCGCTGGCGAAGGACCCCGCCGACCGCTACCCCGACGCCACCGCCTTCCGCGTCGACCTCGAGCGGCTGGTGCCCCTCGCACCGCCCGACACCCGTGAGGCGCCGGCTCCCCCGACCGGTCCCGGCACCTCCGTACGCGGCGCGGCGCCCGTCGTACGACGGCGCTCGCGGTGGCCGCTGGCCGTCGCCGCGACCGTGGCCCTGGCCCTCGTCGCGGGCCTCACCGCGTGGCTGGTCACCCGCGACCGCACCCCGACCGCGGAGGCCGAGGACGCCGAGAAGGCTCCGGCCGCGGCGGTCCAGGGCGATCTCACCGGCGACGCGTACGGCGACGTCCTCATCCACCAGACCCGCTTCGAGGCGCTCAGCCCGCTCTCGATCTGGACGGTGCCCTCGACCGGGCTGCAGTTCGGCTCGCCCCGGCGCGTCGGGGCCGAGGCCGGCCGGCCGCTGCTGGGCGACCTCGACGGCGACGGCCGTTCGGACGTGCTGTGGCTCGACGAGGACGACGACCGGCTGAGCGTCGTGGTCGTGCCCGCCCGCGGCGAGCGCTGGACGGCCGAGCTCGACCTCGACCCGGCGTTCGACATCAAGGACTACAACGCGGCGCTCGCCGACCTCGACGACGACGGTCGCGACGACCTGGTCCTCTACGGCGACCCGTCCGACGAGCTCGACAGCCTCCACGTCGCGCTGGCGCAGGACCGCGGGTTCGCCGCGCCCACCCAGTGGTACTCCTCCGACCTGTCCGACACCCTGCCGCGGGCCGGCGACTTCGACGGCGACGGCCGCGACGAGCTGATCGTGTCCGGCACCGACGCGCAGAACGTCGACCAGCTGCGCCTGCTGCGCCCCGAGGACGGGCGCCTGGTCGCGGTCGCCGAGAAGGCGCTGGGTGGCGCCGCCGTCGACCCGCTCCTCGCCGGCTGGCTGGTCGGCGACGTCGACGGCGACGGTGCCGACGAGCTGGTGGCGTCGAACGCCACCGGCCGAGCGGTCTTCGTCTACGAGATCGCCGACGACGCCTTCGCGCCCCGCACCCGGTGGCACGCCACCCGGCTCTCGGTCGACGAGGCCCGCAAGAACGTCTGGGACAGCGGTGTCGCCGGCGAGGGCCTGAGCGACGTCGACGGCGACGGCACCGCCGACCTCGTGCAGCTGCGCTACACCGCCAACGACGGCTCGAAGGACGACGGCCTGAACCTCCTGGTGCAGCTCTCCGACGGCGCCGCCTTCGGCGACCCCCAGCCCTGGGGAGCGCTGGCGTGCGCGCCGGAGTGCGACGACGGGTTCACCATCGTCGACTGA
- a CDS encoding serine/threonine-protein kinase → MGDVVGRYRIERELGRGGMGVVLAATDTRLNRTVALKVITGPHTTDPHFRERFEDEAAMLARIDSPFVVRLLDHDGQGPSPYLVTQYVDGTDLARHVRAHGPLPARDALTLCAQVARGLGAAHRAGIVHRDLKLSNILVRDLGTPEQHAYVCDFGIARGDGLPRRTAAGVVVGSWTNLAPERTEGTPATAASDLYALGCVLWTCLTATPPYAGGEGEVALAHAHAPVPQLPGSDAFTVRLNAFLARLLAKDPAARPADAGEVRDELERLVGAAPLSPAAAARPTVERPLPAPPAAPPAASPAAPPPPPPPRPGPLARRRRRWPWAVVAVVVLAAGAAGAGLALRDHESPSATPAARDDAVTGDLDGDGFGDLAVLELSPPDTSRPDQPAGRLEPHTRWRLLSDGGSFRERTEATAPAPTSWPDGTGTLTQADVDGDGRPDQVWTTVDDGDRAVVDVIPAEGGPWHDSWPGGDWSNQGRPLVADLSRDGRADLVYLNEFHEDDELVIEVAVAHDDGFAEPEPWLEADGYASTALYLYAGDVDGDGADDVVLQVSRTGNESDLVQVLTSDGGSLTREGTEQRLAVPGYTRGILLLADTDGDGADELVLAGRHGLAARRFADGALADPTPLWTTTPDQYDDWRFRSRDYQNTYWRSRLWAASDVDGDGDDDIVNLLPGPDGFSIEVYRSEGGALTAPTAWGTLPCGPAGADGTRCLDIPQTLRVVG, encoded by the coding sequence GTGGGAGACGTCGTCGGGCGCTACCGGATCGAGCGCGAGCTCGGCCGCGGCGGCATGGGCGTGGTCCTCGCCGCGACCGACACCCGGCTCAACCGCACCGTCGCGCTCAAGGTGATCACCGGACCCCACACCACCGACCCGCACTTCCGCGAGCGCTTCGAGGACGAGGCCGCGATGCTCGCCCGGATCGACTCGCCGTTCGTGGTCCGGCTGCTCGACCACGACGGCCAGGGACCGAGCCCCTATCTGGTCACCCAGTACGTCGACGGGACCGACCTCGCGCGACACGTCCGCGCCCACGGGCCACTGCCCGCGCGGGACGCGCTGACCCTGTGCGCCCAGGTCGCGCGTGGGCTCGGCGCGGCCCACCGCGCCGGCATCGTGCACCGCGACCTCAAGCTCAGCAACATCCTGGTGCGCGATCTCGGCACCCCGGAGCAGCACGCCTACGTCTGCGACTTCGGCATCGCCCGCGGTGACGGGCTCCCGCGGCGGACCGCCGCCGGCGTCGTGGTCGGGAGCTGGACCAACCTCGCCCCGGAGCGGACCGAGGGCACGCCCGCCACCGCGGCCAGCGATCTCTACGCCCTCGGCTGCGTGCTGTGGACCTGCCTGACCGCCACGCCGCCGTACGCCGGCGGCGAGGGCGAGGTGGCGCTCGCCCACGCCCACGCTCCCGTGCCACAGCTCCCGGGGAGCGACGCCTTCACGGTCCGGCTCAACGCCTTCCTGGCCCGGCTGCTCGCCAAGGACCCGGCCGCCCGGCCCGCCGACGCGGGCGAGGTGCGCGACGAGCTCGAGCGCCTGGTCGGCGCGGCGCCGCTGTCCCCGGCGGCCGCCGCGCGGCCCACGGTCGAGCGCCCGCTGCCCGCACCACCAGCAGCGCCACCAGCAGCGTCACCGGCCGCGCCGCCGCCCCCTCCTCCGCCGCGCCCCGGCCCCCTCGCCCGCCGCCGGCGCCGCTGGCCCTGGGCGGTCGTGGCGGTCGTCGTCCTGGCCGCGGGTGCGGCGGGCGCCGGCCTGGCGCTGCGCGACCACGAGAGCCCGTCGGCCACCCCGGCGGCCCGCGACGACGCGGTCACCGGCGACCTCGACGGCGACGGGTTCGGCGACCTCGCCGTCCTCGAGCTGTCCCCACCCGACACCAGCCGGCCCGACCAGCCGGCGGGCCGTCTCGAGCCGCACACCCGGTGGCGGCTGCTCTCCGACGGCGGCAGCTTCCGCGAGCGCACGGAGGCCACCGCCCCGGCCCCGACCTCGTGGCCCGACGGCACCGGCACCCTCACCCAGGCCGACGTCGACGGTGACGGACGCCCCGATCAGGTCTGGACGACGGTCGACGACGGCGACCGAGCGGTGGTCGACGTGATCCCGGCGGAGGGCGGCCCGTGGCACGACAGCTGGCCCGGCGGCGACTGGTCCAACCAGGGCCGCCCGCTGGTGGCCGACCTCAGCCGGGACGGCCGGGCCGACCTGGTCTACCTCAACGAGTTCCACGAGGACGACGAGCTGGTGATCGAGGTGGCCGTGGCGCACGACGACGGCTTCGCGGAGCCGGAGCCCTGGCTGGAGGCGGACGGCTACGCCTCCACGGCGCTCTACCTCTACGCCGGCGACGTGGACGGCGACGGAGCCGACGACGTGGTCCTCCAGGTCTCCCGCACCGGCAACGAGTCGGACCTGGTCCAGGTGCTCACCTCCGACGGCGGCTCCCTCACCCGCGAGGGCACCGAGCAGCGACTCGCGGTCCCCGGCTACACGCGGGGCATCCTGCTGCTCGCCGACACCGACGGCGACGGCGCCGACGAGCTGGTCCTCGCCGGCCGCCACGGCCTCGCGGCCCGTCGGTTCGCCGACGGCGCCCTCGCCGACCCGACGCCGTTGTGGACCACCACGCCCGACCAGTACGACGACTGGCGGTTCCGCTCCCGCGACTACCAGAACACCTACTGGCGATCGCGGCTGTGGGCCGCCTCGGACGTCGACGGCGACGGGGACGACGACATCGTCAACCTGCTCCCCGGACCGGACGGCTTCTCGATCGAGGTCTACCGCAGCGAGGGCGGCGCTCTCACCGCGCCGACAGCGTGGGGCACCCTGCCCTGCGGACCAGCGGGGGCCGACGGCACCCGCTGCCTCGACATCCCCCAGACGCTGCGAGTGGTGGGCTGA
- a CDS encoding TetR/AcrR family transcriptional regulator, which produces MKVSEPRERLLRTATRLFYEEGINGVGVDRVVAEAGVTRATMYRHFPGKEALVVAYLEHEDAVIRGLFAAAAEHAAATDASPADLLALVIDGIADDATRLHTRGCPFINASAEFPDADGPVRAVVRRHRAWFRATLTELTTAAGAADPAATAASLVLLRDAMLVGGYLDGTDVATDFRATARQVAGLA; this is translated from the coding sequence GTGAAGGTGTCCGAGCCCCGCGAGCGCCTGCTCCGCACCGCGACCCGCCTGTTCTACGAGGAGGGCATCAACGGCGTCGGAGTGGACCGCGTCGTGGCCGAGGCCGGCGTCACCCGCGCCACCATGTACCGGCACTTCCCCGGCAAGGAGGCGCTCGTCGTCGCCTATCTCGAACACGAGGACGCCGTCATCCGCGGACTGTTCGCGGCCGCCGCGGAGCACGCGGCGGCCACCGACGCGAGCCCCGCCGACCTGCTCGCCCTCGTCATCGACGGGATCGCCGACGACGCCACCCGGCTGCACACCCGCGGCTGCCCGTTCATCAACGCCAGCGCGGAGTTCCCGGACGCCGACGGGCCGGTGCGCGCCGTCGTCCGTCGTCACCGCGCGTGGTTCCGCGCGACGCTCACCGAGCTGACGACCGCCGCCGGGGCCGCCGATCCCGCTGCCACCGCCGCCTCGCTGGTGCTCCTGCGCGACGCCATGCTCGTCGGCGGCTACCTCGACGGCACCGACGTCGCGACCGACTTCCGGGCTACCGCGCGGCAGGTGGCCGGACTGGCGTGA